A stretch of Ferribacterium limneticum DNA encodes these proteins:
- a CDS encoding class I SAM-dependent methyltransferase — protein sequence MFVPQAHWLAEAYSEAIVESDTDIAARNIFTSLRLAALLYLAFHERGQGRFADVAGGYGLLTRLMRDLGFDFYWSDSYAKNILARGFEYSGALGPCDGVTAIEVLEHTVDPAAFIRDNLARCKSDTLIFTTEVFPDGKPPAADKWSYYAFETGQHISFFSARGLAILGERLGLRYIRQGRLHILTRRNPSPILVALASKRWASLPLALYAARKLGSRRNADQRLLLQRASASPENPQ from the coding sequence GTGTTTGTACCGCAAGCACACTGGCTGGCAGAGGCCTACTCTGAAGCCATCGTCGAGTCGGATACCGACATCGCAGCGCGCAACATTTTCACCTCACTCCGATTGGCGGCCTTACTCTATCTTGCCTTCCATGAACGCGGCCAGGGGCGCTTTGCCGACGTAGCCGGCGGCTACGGTTTGCTGACGCGCCTGATGCGGGATCTCGGCTTCGATTTTTACTGGTCGGATTCCTACGCCAAGAACATTCTGGCACGAGGCTTCGAATACAGCGGAGCGCTGGGCCCGTGCGATGGCGTTACAGCCATCGAAGTACTTGAGCACACCGTTGACCCGGCAGCCTTCATACGCGACAACCTGGCGCGTTGTAAAAGCGACACACTGATCTTCACCACAGAAGTATTCCCGGACGGAAAACCGCCTGCCGCCGACAAATGGTCTTACTACGCATTCGAAACTGGCCAGCACATCTCGTTTTTTTCGGCCCGGGGCCTTGCCATTCTGGGTGAACGTCTCGGTCTGCGCTATATCCGGCAGGGACGACTGCACATACTCACCCGCCGCAACCCCTCTCCCATCCTGGTCGCACTGGCATCCAAGCGCTGGGCATCGCTACCACTGGCGCTCTATGCCGCCAGAAAGCTGGGTTCTCGACGAAATGCCGATCAGCGCCTGCTGCTCCAGCGCGCCTCAGCCTCGCCCGAAAATCCCCAGTGA
- a CDS encoding acyltransferase family protein, which yields MMRDPVSPAAEKPTGHPAPAAVASGLMTEDFSVYLDLVRFLAALAVLVGHLDQDGMATGWLEIGHFGHEAVVIFFVLSGLVISHSAFGREHDWRAYVAARFARIYSVVLPAIVLSFAVKALGVMMDPQGLGPIFFGKELAWGNLFGALFFLNESWSMSTALPWNDPFWSLCYEAWYYVIFGLTLFVQGWRRWLWVTAAALLAGPAILLLFPLWLLGSWLAAHGARLVPSHAWGLVIWIGSILTIIGLHYTGVDVQIKENLHDTIPGFWHLQASQTFATDYVLGLLVAANFLAFRGLDDSAKVWLQACRKPVVFLAGYTFSLYLFHRPMSQFIGYFFPNSGHDKAIALGSILGVALICLALGALTEQRKQSYRRLAMRFLGRIRPV from the coding sequence ATGATGCGCGATCCCGTAAGTCCGGCTGCTGAAAAACCTACCGGTCATCCCGCTCCCGCTGCGGTAGCCAGTGGTTTGATGACCGAGGATTTCTCGGTCTATCTCGATCTGGTTCGCTTTCTGGCTGCGCTGGCGGTTCTGGTCGGACACCTCGACCAGGATGGTATGGCAACGGGCTGGCTGGAGATCGGTCACTTCGGTCATGAGGCCGTTGTGATCTTCTTTGTTTTGTCCGGCCTCGTGATCAGCCATTCCGCCTTCGGTCGAGAGCATGACTGGCGCGCCTACGTGGCAGCCCGCTTTGCACGAATCTACTCCGTCGTCTTGCCGGCCATCGTGCTCAGCTTTGCGGTCAAGGCATTGGGTGTGATGATGGACCCTCAGGGACTCGGCCCCATTTTCTTTGGCAAAGAACTGGCTTGGGGGAATCTGTTTGGGGCGCTGTTCTTCCTCAATGAATCGTGGTCAATGAGCACGGCACTTCCCTGGAACGATCCGTTCTGGTCGCTGTGCTATGAGGCGTGGTACTACGTCATCTTTGGCCTTACCTTGTTCGTTCAGGGTTGGCGACGCTGGCTTTGGGTGACGGCAGCAGCATTGCTCGCCGGGCCGGCCATCCTGCTCCTTTTTCCGCTGTGGTTACTGGGTTCATGGCTTGCCGCACATGGGGCAAGGCTTGTGCCTAGCCATGCTTGGGGTCTGGTTATCTGGATTGGATCAATCTTGACAATCATTGGACTTCATTACACAGGGGTTGATGTGCAGATAAAAGAGAACCTCCACGACACCATTCCGGGGTTTTGGCACTTACAAGCCTCGCAAACATTCGCGACCGACTATGTGCTCGGCTTGCTGGTGGCCGCCAACTTCCTGGCTTTTCGCGGACTCGACGACAGCGCCAAGGTCTGGCTGCAGGCCTGCAGGAAGCCGGTCGTCTTCTTGGCCGGTTACACCTTCAGCCTATATCTGTTTCATCGTCCAATGTCGCAGTTCATCGGCTATTTCTTTCCCAATTCCGGACATGACAAGGCGATCGCTCTTGGGTCGATACTGGGCGTTGCCCTGATCTGCCTCGCGCTCGGCGCGCTGACCGAGCAACGCAAGCAGAGTTACCGCCGCCTGGCCATGCGTTTTCTCGGGCGTATACGCCCGGTCTGA
- a CDS encoding polysaccharide deacetylase family protein, giving the protein MLWKTAIRHLSGKGKSAKLQVFIFHRVLPETDELMAGEPSIKEFDWMVRFIADAYTVLTFGDAVSRLQSGTLPPGCACITFDDGYQNNATLAAPTLKKYGVPGTFFIATAYLDRQRMWNDKVIEAVRQMPDGEFDRTPYGLAPCQLGSGVTRAECISQLLDALKYLPHGQRSELSQSLTNAAGIGESYDTMMTPIEVRTLRNSGMEIGAHTHTHPILSGLPDNVAEAELARSKDELEAILGEPITSFAYPNGNTSRDLSLQHVAMAKKLGFRAAATTDWGIATMHTDPFLIPRFTPWDRTPRRFALRCALAMGKPFKLTNDATA; this is encoded by the coding sequence ATGCTTTGGAAAACTGCGATACGCCATTTATCAGGCAAGGGAAAGTCAGCCAAGTTACAAGTCTTCATCTTTCACCGAGTCCTGCCCGAAACTGACGAACTAATGGCGGGAGAGCCCAGTATCAAAGAATTTGACTGGATGGTCCGTTTCATTGCCGACGCCTATACCGTACTGACCTTCGGCGACGCGGTTTCCCGCCTTCAGTCGGGCACCCTCCCGCCCGGATGTGCTTGTATCACCTTCGACGACGGCTATCAGAACAACGCGACCCTAGCCGCACCCACGCTGAAAAAATATGGCGTACCCGGAACGTTTTTCATTGCGACAGCCTATCTGGATCGGCAGAGAATGTGGAATGACAAAGTCATTGAGGCAGTGAGACAAATGCCCGACGGAGAGTTTGACCGCACACCATATGGCCTCGCTCCATGCCAGCTCGGCTCCGGCGTTACGCGTGCCGAATGCATCTCCCAGCTTCTTGACGCGCTCAAATATCTTCCTCACGGTCAGCGAAGCGAGCTATCTCAATCTCTGACCAACGCAGCCGGCATTGGCGAATCCTACGACACCATGATGACGCCAATCGAAGTCAGGACACTGCGCAACTCCGGAATGGAAATTGGGGCACACACGCACACCCACCCGATTCTCAGCGGTTTGCCAGACAATGTGGCAGAAGCTGAATTGGCGCGCAGCAAGGACGAGCTAGAGGCCATCCTGGGCGAACCCATCACGTCGTTCGCCTACCCAAACGGCAATACAAGTCGAGATCTCAGCCTGCAACACGTCGCGATGGCCAAAAAACTGGGCTTCCGCGCCGCAGCAACGACAGACTGGGGAATTGCAACCATGCATACCGACCCCTTCCTGATTCCCCGCTTCACCCCATGGGATCGTACGCCCCGTCGATTTGCGCTGCGCTGCGCGCTCGCCATGGGAAAACCTTTTAAGTTAACGAACGATGCAACAGCCTGA
- a CDS encoding tetratricopeptide repeat protein, with protein MPRFRQTVIWPIFLKMHIALRILAVLIGLSLLTPGLAISAGMVMSDGEFGMLPEYCRQKSHVSVRHSVSNQAYFEGSASYVGSLHHYCWALVNLTRSYRAGISIQERTSILSNVVADIDYVFNNHPVTSGNSSLFSEMYGTRGLALLRLGNARAAESSFQEANKLDPKNWRAYLQWAIYLRQAGRNKEALKVVEEGLENTPDSRALKSLQSEIQGNPSKGKKEQ; from the coding sequence ATGCCCCGGTTCCGCCAAACCGTTATCTGGCCCATTTTTTTAAAAATGCATATAGCCCTGAGAATCCTTGCAGTTCTCATTGGACTTTCACTGCTCACACCAGGTCTGGCCATCAGTGCCGGAATGGTCATGAGCGATGGCGAATTTGGGATGCTCCCAGAATATTGCCGGCAAAAGAGCCACGTTTCCGTACGCCACAGCGTCTCAAACCAGGCTTACTTTGAAGGAAGCGCTTCATACGTCGGATCCCTGCACCACTACTGCTGGGCACTCGTCAATCTTACGCGTTCGTATCGCGCAGGTATCTCCATTCAGGAGCGCACGAGCATTCTTTCCAACGTGGTTGCCGATATCGATTACGTCTTTAACAATCATCCGGTCACGTCCGGAAACTCCTCATTGTTTTCTGAAATGTATGGAACCAGAGGGCTGGCGCTACTACGTTTGGGCAACGCCCGAGCTGCCGAGTCATCCTTTCAAGAGGCAAACAAGCTCGACCCGAAAAACTGGCGCGCATACCTCCAGTGGGCGATTTATCTTCGCCAAGCAGGAAGAAACAAAGAAGCCTTGAAAGTCGTTGAGGAAGGGCTCGAAAACACGCCTGACTCACGCGCGCTGAAGTCGCTCCAATCCGAAATTCAAGGTAATCCGTCAAAAGGAAAAAAGGAACAATGA
- a CDS encoding asparagine synthase-related protein, with amino-acid sequence MTIFAGIVARAPSVVVPDAVRAGLKRELSRFRNEVVTEVAGKGFHFVKVDIGAFGSAGILDDERQLALLAGEPLLVDEHRGSPASREEDLASLQHAVATGDWSVPDRASGTFCAAFFDKASGDLTLLADHFGVRPIYYWVGDQYAVFSTALRVLEALPIVPKRADTAGLMEYAAFHFSLADRTPFADIKTIREAEAITITTQGIVANNYRWWPNLQGFSGSLQEGTELAHAEFENAVRRRLGQDRKVAAFLSGGLDSRAIVGCLSEQRITVHTANCSRPNTQDEVFGQMIAEALGTRHHQIGQRPNAVADWLAAVATSDLAPEHPKMIWGGDGGSVGLGHVYLTEKLMALMREGRTEAAAEQFLCHNRLGLTLGALHPEEAARLAELPKVGVVAELERLAECPDPGRRMHLFLMFNDQRRHMAEHFENIDLKRIELQLPFFDTRFMAVILSLPIDSCLYHRFYLEWLGHFPPAVTSVPWQAYPGHLPCPIPSPPGVRLQWDAETGDAAKRLRREDVRRYWSLARAGGRVSDGLINRRKLIGAVLLTYFGIQDYSYALQFASSVLLYANQCQDIDGPK; translated from the coding sequence ATGACAATATTTGCAGGAATCGTCGCGAGAGCGCCGTCGGTGGTAGTACCCGATGCGGTAAGAGCGGGTTTGAAGCGGGAGCTGTCTCGTTTTCGGAACGAAGTTGTCACCGAAGTGGCCGGAAAAGGCTTTCATTTCGTCAAGGTCGACATTGGAGCTTTCGGAAGTGCTGGAATTCTTGATGACGAACGGCAACTTGCGCTCTTGGCTGGAGAGCCTTTGCTGGTCGATGAGCACCGTGGAAGCCCTGCTTCCCGGGAAGAAGACCTTGCCAGCTTGCAACACGCCGTGGCGACCGGTGACTGGAGCGTTCCGGACCGGGCCAGCGGAACCTTCTGTGCTGCCTTCTTCGACAAGGCCTCCGGGGATTTGACCCTGCTGGCCGATCATTTCGGTGTGCGCCCCATCTACTACTGGGTGGGCGATCAATATGCCGTTTTCTCGACCGCATTGCGGGTACTCGAGGCGCTGCCGATTGTGCCGAAGCGAGCTGATACGGCCGGCTTGATGGAATATGCGGCCTTTCACTTCTCGTTGGCCGACAGGACGCCATTTGCCGACATCAAGACAATTCGCGAAGCAGAGGCCATTACGATCACAACCCAAGGCATCGTGGCCAATAACTATCGCTGGTGGCCGAACCTGCAAGGGTTTTCCGGTTCTCTACAGGAGGGTACCGAACTCGCGCATGCTGAATTCGAAAATGCCGTCCGGCGACGCCTAGGGCAGGATCGCAAGGTCGCCGCCTTTCTCAGCGGCGGTCTGGACTCGCGGGCGATTGTCGGATGCCTCAGCGAACAAAGAATTACTGTCCATACCGCCAATTGCTCCCGTCCCAATACACAGGATGAAGTATTCGGGCAGATGATTGCCGAGGCGCTGGGTACCCGCCACCATCAAATCGGGCAGCGTCCGAACGCCGTCGCCGATTGGCTGGCTGCCGTGGCGACGTCCGATCTGGCGCCGGAGCATCCGAAGATGATCTGGGGAGGAGATGGCGGTAGTGTTGGCCTTGGCCATGTTTACCTGACTGAAAAACTCATGGCCCTGATGCGGGAGGGCAGGACTGAAGCAGCAGCAGAACAGTTCCTCTGCCACAATCGCCTGGGCCTGACGCTCGGCGCATTGCATCCGGAGGAGGCTGCCAGGCTCGCCGAATTGCCCAAGGTGGGGGTGGTGGCAGAACTCGAGCGTCTTGCCGAATGCCCAGACCCCGGGCGGCGCATGCACCTCTTCCTGATGTTCAACGATCAGCGCCGCCACATGGCCGAACACTTCGAGAACATCGACCTGAAGCGCATTGAGCTTCAACTGCCGTTTTTCGACACACGTTTCATGGCTGTCATTCTCTCCTTGCCCATCGATAGCTGTCTTTATCATCGCTTTTATCTGGAATGGCTCGGCCACTTTCCTCCAGCAGTTACCAGCGTTCCGTGGCAAGCCTACCCCGGCCATTTACCATGCCCGATTCCGTCACCACCCGGCGTCCGGCTGCAATGGGATGCCGAGACGGGCGATGCCGCAAAACGCTTGCGGCGTGAGGATGTTCGCAGATACTGGTCGCTGGCCCGTGCGGGTGGAAGAGTCTCCGACGGCTTGATCAATCGCAGAAAACTGATCGGCGCCGTTCTGCTTACCTACTTCGGTATTCAGGATTATTCCTACGCCTTGCAATTCGCATCATCGGTGTTGCTGTATGCCAATCAATGCCAGGATATTGACGGGCCGAAATGA
- a CDS encoding glycosyltransferase family protein — protein sequence MTATTPPKWAVVVFAARESAETIESTIEAINQAVTEDDCQIAILVNGNRNLADQLSRRYQERSYSPPKGIRIDIWFLEVGDKAQTWNAYVHRLYPGAELTFFVDGYAEPKPDALHLLSRAISESPQALAVSGVPSCGSSARWQAAVMLRSGGIHGNLFALPKRTMEELRQRAICLPKGLYRTDSLIGAILNFRFDPSKHNWDPGQILVQGDATWKTNTLRWWHPGDIRTHVKRLLRQSQGQLENLAVSDHLGRHRRSPETLPPTARELVLQWWYGNTGPNWHRIALHPSWLFALRRMREIRDWSKADQAPSLIDSYPHP from the coding sequence ATGACAGCTACCACGCCACCAAAGTGGGCAGTTGTAGTATTTGCTGCGCGGGAATCTGCAGAGACCATTGAGTCCACCATCGAAGCGATCAATCAGGCAGTAACAGAAGATGACTGTCAAATCGCAATTCTGGTCAATGGCAACAGAAACCTTGCCGACCAGTTGTCGCGCCGCTATCAGGAGCGTTCCTACAGCCCCCCGAAGGGAATCAGGATCGACATCTGGTTTCTGGAAGTGGGCGACAAGGCACAGACCTGGAACGCTTACGTCCACCGACTCTACCCGGGTGCCGAGTTAACGTTTTTTGTCGACGGCTATGCTGAGCCCAAGCCGGATGCACTGCATTTGCTATCACGCGCAATCAGCGAATCGCCACAAGCGCTGGCCGTCTCCGGCGTCCCATCCTGTGGCAGCTCTGCACGCTGGCAAGCCGCCGTCATGCTACGCAGCGGCGGGATTCACGGCAATCTCTTTGCCCTACCCAAGCGAACCATGGAGGAGCTCCGCCAACGTGCAATATGCCTGCCAAAGGGGCTCTATCGCACAGATTCGCTGATCGGAGCCATCCTGAATTTCCGCTTCGATCCATCCAAGCACAATTGGGATCCAGGCCAAATTCTGGTCCAAGGGGATGCAACCTGGAAAACTAACACCCTACGCTGGTGGCATCCGGGCGATATACGCACGCACGTGAAGCGACTCCTTCGACAGTCGCAAGGGCAACTGGAAAATCTTGCCGTCAGCGACCACCTCGGGCGCCATCGCCGCTCCCCCGAAACCCTTCCGCCAACCGCACGCGAGCTCGTACTGCAATGGTGGTACGGCAACACCGGGCCGAACTGGCATCGCATCGCGCTCCACCCGAGTTGGTTGTTCGCCTTGCGCCGTATGCGCGAAATCCGCGACTGGTCCAAAGCCGACCAAGCACCGAGCCTGATTGATTCATACCCTCATCCGTAA
- a CDS encoding putative O-glycosylation ligase, exosortase A system-associated: protein MRDIALITIFVALIPAILRRPYIGALAWAWISLMAPHRLAYGIAYSLPFAMMVAITTLIALTFSSQRKPFPVTGFTVLLLIFICWMSITTITAMNPDSDSVIYMWKQVLKSHLMLMATLMLIRGRKHIEYLIWVISVSIGYYGVKGGFFTIIMGGESRVWGPAETFIEGNNELALALVTLIPLLYYLKQISNNKWIKIGMWVSIVACLFSVLGSHSRGALIAIVAMSVFFILKSDRRLPLAMVMIATGIVAAIFMPESWHARMHTIETYQDDGSAQARLNTWATIWNMALDRPLVGAGFQVGSDLLYSLYSPGPWSKSFDAHSIYFQALGEHGFPGLILYLSIGLLTWVKASKIAKEYATGADAQWIPLLMHMIQVSLLGFAAGGAFLGLLHYDFPYFLAGLVVIVEATQKESKLISNSANNP, encoded by the coding sequence ATGCGTGATATTGCACTCATAACAATTTTTGTAGCACTCATTCCAGCGATACTGCGTCGCCCCTATATCGGCGCGCTCGCATGGGCTTGGATTAGTCTTATGGCCCCGCACCGTCTTGCTTATGGAATTGCCTACTCTCTTCCGTTCGCAATGATGGTTGCAATTACCACTCTGATTGCCCTGACTTTTTCCTCCCAGCGCAAGCCATTTCCTGTTACCGGCTTCACTGTGCTGCTCTTGATATTTATCTGCTGGATGTCAATTACGACAATTACGGCAATGAATCCTGATAGTGACTCCGTCATCTACATGTGGAAACAAGTTCTCAAGTCACATCTTATGCTTATGGCCACACTCATGCTTATCCGTGGCCGAAAGCATATTGAGTATTTGATCTGGGTGATATCTGTATCGATCGGTTATTACGGCGTCAAAGGTGGCTTCTTCACGATAATCATGGGAGGCGAATCTCGGGTTTGGGGGCCAGCTGAAACGTTCATCGAAGGAAATAATGAACTCGCACTTGCCCTCGTCACGCTTATCCCGTTGCTTTACTACCTGAAACAGATTTCAAATAACAAGTGGATAAAAATCGGCATGTGGGTCAGCATCGTTGCCTGCCTCTTTTCAGTACTTGGAAGCCACTCGCGTGGGGCGCTGATAGCGATCGTCGCCATGTCGGTTTTTTTCATACTCAAAAGTGACCGACGCTTACCATTAGCGATGGTAATGATCGCTACCGGTATTGTTGCAGCGATTTTCATGCCAGAATCATGGCACGCACGCATGCACACGATCGAGACCTATCAGGATGATGGCTCAGCCCAAGCACGCCTGAACACCTGGGCGACCATATGGAATATGGCACTGGATCGCCCTTTGGTTGGCGCAGGTTTCCAGGTAGGCAGCGATCTGCTCTACAGTCTTTATTCACCCGGACCGTGGTCCAAATCGTTTGACGCCCATAGCATCTATTTCCAGGCATTGGGAGAACATGGCTTTCCGGGTCTCATCCTTTATCTTTCCATCGGGCTCCTCACTTGGGTAAAGGCCAGTAAGATTGCAAAGGAATATGCTACCGGTGCCGATGCGCAGTGGATTCCATTACTTATGCACATGATTCAGGTGAGCCTGCTTGGTTTCGCTGCAGGCGGAGCCTTCCTTGGACTTCTGCACTACGACTTCCCTTATTTTCTAGCAGGCCTTGTAGTAATTGTTGAAGCCACCCAAAAGGAGAGCAAACTCATTTCCAACAGCGCCAACAATCCATGA
- a CDS encoding carboxylate--amine ligase, with translation MSIINAKAVVVGSGLNALGIVRSLAKAGIPVVVFGDDEDAAMHTRLARRHRIDSTGGDSVIDALVAFGKSESVKPVLFLTEEKSVTTVSERREEILPWYRLTLPEHELLMALMRKEEFQQYAQNLGYSIPAAEHLRSPVDLGRLSSLRYPCVLKPAVKDYAYGAKFKKAYVVANPDEAVALFNEISPVLSDLIVQEWIEGTDSDIYFCLQYINADQAEVVSFVGRKLRSWPPRIGGTASCVAAPEFHQELAAETTAFFRDVGFVGMGSMEYKRDSRDGRFYMVEPTVGRTDFQEEVATVNGINIPLAAYCRETGMPAPTGNYFQPARIWREPVTDKWSAELQPELGNPPASPLVDAYWRLSDPMPWLELTLGRIKARLASLGIFGRG, from the coding sequence ATGAGCATCATTAATGCCAAGGCAGTCGTGGTTGGGAGTGGTCTTAATGCGCTGGGTATCGTGCGCAGCCTGGCCAAGGCAGGCATTCCGGTCGTCGTATTCGGCGATGACGAGGATGCGGCAATGCATACCCGTCTCGCACGACGCCACCGCATTGACAGTACGGGGGGCGATTCGGTGATTGACGCGCTGGTTGCGTTTGGAAAATCCGAGTCGGTCAAACCGGTACTTTTCCTGACCGAAGAAAAATCAGTGACCACGGTTTCCGAGCGGAGAGAGGAGATTCTGCCCTGGTATCGCCTGACACTGCCCGAGCATGAGCTCCTGATGGCGCTCATGCGCAAGGAGGAGTTTCAGCAGTACGCACAGAATCTCGGCTATTCCATACCTGCTGCTGAGCACCTGCGTTCGCCTGTTGATCTCGGCAGGTTGTCCTCGTTGCGCTATCCATGTGTCCTCAAGCCGGCCGTCAAAGACTACGCCTATGGGGCAAAGTTCAAAAAGGCGTATGTGGTTGCGAACCCGGATGAGGCGGTGGCCCTGTTCAACGAGATTTCTCCGGTTCTGTCCGACCTCATTGTCCAGGAGTGGATCGAGGGGACCGATTCGGATATTTATTTCTGCCTTCAATACATCAATGCCGATCAGGCTGAAGTGGTGTCGTTTGTGGGACGCAAGCTGCGCTCCTGGCCACCACGGATAGGTGGAACAGCCAGTTGTGTGGCAGCGCCGGAGTTTCATCAGGAACTGGCCGCTGAAACGACTGCATTTTTCCGCGATGTCGGTTTCGTTGGTATGGGCAGCATGGAATACAAGCGGGATTCCCGTGATGGTCGTTTCTACATGGTCGAACCGACTGTCGGACGTACCGATTTCCAGGAAGAGGTTGCCACGGTGAATGGCATCAATATCCCGCTTGCGGCTTACTGCCGGGAAACCGGGATGCCAGCGCCGACCGGAAATTACTTCCAGCCGGCGCGTATCTGGCGGGAGCCGGTGACCGACAAGTGGTCTGCCGAATTACAGCCGGAGTTGGGAAACCCTCCAGCCAGCCCGTTGGTCGACGCCTACTGGCGCTTGTCTGACCCAATGCCCTGGCTGGAGCTAACCTTGGGGCGCATCAAGGCGCGCCTGGCTTCACTGGGGATTTTCGGGCGAGGCTGA
- a CDS encoding glycosyltransferase has product MTHNRKILLVTPSSPFSPQSGAEQRTALLYEALLQLGQTDVLLVSPTDLSSRVSTAKDDRIIAELLWKKSRFGISKYAPQTFSETEGAPRKPDYRQYDMIVGRYLNPICKLHLPRDIPTIVDLDDWQKSYGTDNGFSPSAVAQRLKQTYAAWLAKRQLGRFNGFFFVSERDRNSEPQRLSATLPNIPFAPPKIPLPDNVSSNILFVGALWYAPNSNGIDHFLANCWPRIRSAVPTATLSLIGAAPQETRKNWEKHPGVSAPGFVDDLGDAYRSAAFTIAPIYFGGGTNIKVVESLAFGRACVTTPHCASAFESDLVAGKAISVAADDDTFVDHCITMLSNPARRHEQAEIGHQIVSTIYNRDTFTRKVLDLADKVLVARAPILG; this is encoded by the coding sequence ATGACACACAACCGCAAGATATTGCTCGTTACGCCCAGCTCGCCTTTCTCGCCCCAATCGGGCGCCGAGCAGCGCACCGCATTGTTGTACGAGGCATTGCTTCAGTTGGGTCAAACTGACGTGCTTCTGGTTTCCCCCACAGATCTGTCGTCACGCGTTTCGACGGCGAAAGACGACCGCATCATTGCCGAATTGCTGTGGAAAAAATCCCGATTCGGCATCTCGAAATACGCACCGCAAACATTCTCCGAAACTGAAGGAGCCCCCCGGAAACCGGACTACCGACAGTACGACATGATTGTCGGCCGTTATCTCAACCCGATCTGCAAACTTCATCTTCCCCGAGACATACCCACCATTGTCGATCTCGACGACTGGCAAAAGAGCTATGGAACCGACAATGGATTTTCACCATCTGCCGTCGCGCAGCGCCTGAAACAGACTTACGCTGCTTGGCTAGCCAAACGTCAACTTGGGCGCTTCAACGGATTTTTCTTCGTCTCCGAACGCGACCGCAACTCCGAACCGCAACGCCTGAGCGCAACCCTGCCCAATATACCGTTTGCCCCCCCGAAGATTCCGCTACCGGATAACGTCAGCAGCAATATCCTGTTTGTCGGTGCGCTCTGGTATGCGCCGAATTCGAACGGGATAGACCATTTTCTCGCCAACTGCTGGCCCCGGATACGATCAGCCGTTCCTACAGCAACACTCAGCTTGATCGGCGCTGCGCCCCAGGAAACCAGAAAAAACTGGGAGAAGCACCCCGGTGTAAGTGCTCCGGGCTTTGTCGACGATCTGGGCGATGCCTATCGTTCGGCAGCGTTCACGATCGCCCCCATTTACTTTGGTGGCGGCACAAACATCAAGGTCGTCGAATCGCTCGCCTTTGGCCGCGCCTGCGTCACGACACCGCACTGCGCCAGCGCTTTCGAAAGCGACCTTGTCGCCGGCAAAGCCATATCAGTTGCAGCAGACGACGATACCTTCGTAGACCACTGCATTACGATGCTGAGCAATCCGGCCCGACGGCACGAGCAGGCCGAAATAGGCCACCAGATCGTCAGCACCATATACAACCGGGATACGTTTACCCGCAAAGTACTCGACCTTGCAGACAAGGTTCTCGTCGCCCGCGCGCCCATCCTTGGTTGA